In Thunnus thynnus chromosome 17, fThuThy2.1, whole genome shotgun sequence, the genomic window GTACAGCAGAGATGAGCTGAGCCGAAATGAGATGAGATGGCTTGGATCAATGTTTCGACAGgcagaaaatactgaatatctactgtatatagacCCGATCCAGGATTATCTGAGCAtgtcagcctcagctgtacagCATCTGGCTGGCAGAGTAAAGAGATGGATTTGTCTAGAGAAAGtaataagcttttttttttcagccttcTCGTCCCATCGTAAATTAAAATCTATTTTAGTGTACTCCACTCCAGGAAGAACGAGGACATTAGCAAGTTATTTACAGCTTCAAAACCTGAAGATACACACTTCTCACATCCATTCAGTGCTTGAAATCTGACCTCTGGTCATCAGTTTGACAAGAAAGTGAGAAACTTTGACAGtgttatatcattatttttctcaAGGCCACTCCAGTGATTAAGTTTGTAATTTGGAACTCGATAAGTAGTGAAGAAGAGATGAGACatgagtgaaaaacaaattctttCTCAGCCATGCCAAAACATTGTACCCGagcccacagacacacatacacaaacatgcccCATGCTTGACCACAACCACATTCCAACACTCACATTGAATTCAAACACTTTTTAGTGACTATCACAACCTTCAAATTCTTGATAATTTTATCaaagtaatttatcaagcaaaaaaaaaaaaaatttgtttctTGCTTCTCAAATGTTGTAGATTTGGCGCTTTTCGGTTTCATATAATTCTTAATTGAGTAATTTTTGGTTTGACCAGTTGGCTGGGCcaacttttttcacaaaatAGACAAGTACTGGTTGGCTAAATATTGTAGCTTGtaagctaactgctaacatgctaactaGCCAGGACCATgctgatgttattttttttcttgctaatAGGCAGTTAGCAAGCTTGGTCACCAACCATACAAAAAGTGTATTCAAGAGAGGTATTTGTACCATTGACTCTtgtctcataactgtctgcAATCCATGACTGTTTTATGGACTTGGTACTTGTGTTTTTCCCACATCCACACACCATGGACCCAAATTATCTCAGTTCTGTTCCTCGATCACTCACCTGCCCTGTTGATTTCAATGATCTCCTCCTGTGCCAGTGGGCAATCTCCAGTACCCATCATGCTGCCGGATCCCACCATGCCCGGTCCAAGCACATTGCCCATCAGCCTGTGCGGTGAGGCGGTTGCCATGGCGAGAGCATCTGGCTTGCAGTAGTTGGGGCTGCCTGGTTGTGGAGCTCGGGGGATGTGCTTGTTCCTCTTCTTGGGGAGCTTCTGCTTGGCCATGGCCAGGGAGTAGTACATGCCGAAGTTGTTGACAATGACGGGCACAGGCATGGCAATGGTCAGCACACCAGCCAAGGCGCAGAGGGCACCCACCAGCATTCCTGACCATGTCTCAGGGTACATATCCCCGTAGCCCAGCGTGGTCATGGTCACCACAGCCCACCAGAAACCAATGGGGATGTTCTTGAAGTTGGTGTGGGCCGCAGCCGTTGGATCGTCTGGGTCGGCACCTATGCGTTCAGCATAGTAGATCATGGTAGCAAAGATGAGGACGCCCAGCGCCAGGAAGATGATGAGCAGCAGGAACTCATTGGTGCTTGCCCGTAAAGTGTGGCCCAAAACCCGCAAACCGACAAAGTGGCGGGTCAGCTTGAATATACGCAGGATACGGACAAAGCGCACCACACGCAGGAAGCTCAGCACGTCTTTGGCTGTTTTGGAGGACAGGCCACTCAACGCCACCTCCAGGTAAAAGGGCACAATGGCCACAAAGTCTATGATGTTAAGGGCGCTGCGGAAGAACTCTGCCTTGTCAGGACAGAAGATGACACGCGCCATCACCTCAATGGTGAACCAGATGACGCAGACGCCCTCCACATATGTCAGCCAGCCATCTGTGACCACCTCATACACTATCTGGAGGGTGGAAGAAAGGAATAAAGGATTAGTTGATTTTATCAAGCCTCTATTCATTCAtgaatcattcattcatattgaCAGTACTGTCAAAGTAAAGGTCTCATGAAATGATTAAAGCCGTCCCTGTGTCAATACCTTGTGCCTCTGGGTATAGTGTTCTaccatttaaatgttatatGCATGCGTGCTATTTGTGCTTCCAGTAAAAAGTTCCATTTTCTTTAGCAATTCTGTTTTAACCCAACATAATTTATTTGAGGGCGATCCTCACTAACTCTGAGCTGACCCCTAGGGTGATATGGGACGGATGGGAAAGATTCCCATATTTACAACTTCCAAGTGTTCACATCACAGGACAACTGAACTTGGTTGAATTAGGGttgaaaatattttgacattgaTGTGAATGCTATTTACAAGTTGGAATCTCATAATCATGATCATTCCAAGATGACATTAGGGTCTCATGAAAGGATGCTCTtggttgcatcatgggaaatttAGAAtcatttttggagcttgactgATTCTagtaaaagtcaggatatcttgtcctcctcctttttttaatctgtttttgcAAGTCTCCAAACTTCATGGAAGTGCAACACTAAATCACTGTAAAACCCTTTAAACAGTCACATTAGGTCTGTCAGACTAACCaattcacaaaaacacagtacCTCCTCGTGTGTCATGTTGCCAATGGTGACGTTCTCTGTTTTGTTGTAGATGGTGTTGAAAGCTTCGTGTGTCTCCAGGCAGAAggtggagatggagaggaggatgaagaagagcGAGCCAAACGCCACATACTGCAGAGAGCAACAGACACAAGGAGGAAGGGATGTGTTAAAAATTTGCAAAcatcttctctttttattttaagtgacACTACAGAAAACTGTCACCCCTGTGTGCCAACATTTTTCTGACCAGTTCAAGCCTTTATCAcaagtattttatgtgtttaatttattgctggtggaggaggaggggtttgGGACATTGCAGTAAAGTGGAAAGCAGAGGCTATGCCAACATACTGCAGATAGGGGGCGCCAATAATACACTGAGGAAAGTGGAGGAATGCTGTTAATTCAGTGCAAATGTCCTGACTGCTGCAATCCCATTGATAACAGCACAGTCAGGGagatagagggagggagggagggatgatggatggaGAGTGTAAAAGAAATTAGGTACGcagggtgtctgtgtgtgtgtttttgaaagacaggaagagagtagatacatacacagtgtaagtaaagaaaaaataagtgGGTAAATGAACAATGGTGGAATAAGGAGATGTATGCATTACTGTGAGCGCCATTATGAAAAACACATATGCCGTGTACTGTATGCAAGAACTTAGATAAATGTCTattgatgtgtatgtgtgtgtgtatctatagATCTGCCACACGTAGGTTGAGCAGTCTTTTTTCTATTAGCATAGGATCAATGATCATCTATTTGTCTTAGACCACCTATCAGCCCCCCGATAcatgctcacatacacactctatCTACCTTTGCGCTGGAAAACGattcatgtattttatgtagtgttttatCAGTCATTTTCTGTACAGTGCTCACATGTGCGTAATGCGATTTCCTTTCCTCTGCAGCATCCCCTTACCCCCCTACTATTATTtgctctctcatctctctctctctctctctctctctctctctctgtttctccccaCTTTCTATACTCCTCTCTTCCTGTGCTCTATGCAGTGAGCTGCCAGGATGTGTTGGGGTCCTCTCAGTGTGTGCGGCATAGCAGTCTTCTCCCTAAATGCAGGGATAgatgttcattttcattcagacgTCTCTCAAGGACAGCACAGACTCATTGTCTGAAGTCCTTTCATTCCTTTTAACCCTGATGTTCTTTCTCAGCAATCATCCAGATACTGAGCCTCCCATTCTGAACCACCTTACTGTCACTAGATTTGCATATTTGGCATCTTCTGCCCAAAAGCAACTAACTGCATCTTTGGAGGAAAGGTTGATCAGATACCCCATGATTGAACAGTTACATTTTGTTGGCAGTggtagcgagaacaaagcagtgaatgagagaaataaaatgttattttcttgtttcgTGGTGGTTACGTACTTAAGAACATATAAATAACCATTAAACACTcaggtgatttactgtggagacagacgctcttagtttctatttcatttttcccctctgcatttctccctctcattcattcattacagttCAACTCCATGTCTGTAGTGGACAGGTGGCTAGTGGAGGCAGACAGAAGGAGCTTGGAGTGAACAtgagcacacaaacaaatgccatTATGTTCTTTCTTTTACTGTTCTATCTTAACAAGTACATTTCTGCAGATCTCTCAGTATTGTCTCAGTTCTTGACACAAGGATTTATTATCAAGGTCATCCATACTTGctgaaatgttattatcataaattctgttctcttctctctaTGTATTCCATACTCTCTGGCTTTATACAAAATATAGGTAAACCTACATTTATAAACCATTAATTTTACTGA contains:
- the LOC137201435 gene encoding potassium voltage-gated channel subfamily C member 1-like produces the protein MTCSASDSEKIVINCGGIRHETYRSTLKTLPGTRLSWLTEPDAYSNFDYDPKSDEFFFDRHPATFAFILNYYRTGKLHCPNDVCGPLFEEELAFWGIDETDVEACCWMNYRQHRDAEEALDSFETPEPDAPEDDPALTGGADGDLKRLCMQEDGRKATWWEVWQPNMWALFEDPYSSKYARYVAFGSLFFILLSISTFCLETHEAFNTIYNKTENVTIGNMTHEEIVYEVVTDGWLTYVEGVCVIWFTIEVMARVIFCPDKAEFFRSALNIIDFVAIVPFYLEVALSGLSSKTAKDVLSFLRVVRFVRILRIFKLTRHFVGLRVLGHTLRASTNEFLLLIIFLALGVLIFATMIYYAERIGADPDDPTAAAHTNFKNIPIGFWWAVVTMTTLGYGDMYPETWSGMLVGALCALAGVLTIAMPVPVIVNNFGMYYSLAMAKQKLPKKRNKHIPRAPQPGSPNYCKPDALAMATASPHRLMGNVLGPGMVGSGSMMGTGDCPLAQEEIIEINRADSKQNGDAAANAAALANEDCPTIDQVLGDERSPATGGLGSTTSRERYPHDRACFLLSAGEFQRTTDGNVRKVGGTVNGYWSDSPW